From one Ooceraea biroi isolate clonal line C1 chromosome 7, Obir_v5.4, whole genome shotgun sequence genomic stretch:
- the LOC105282001 gene encoding uncharacterized protein LOC105282001 yields the protein MDPATVIALCKENIQPLRYGRNATQLGTALRAQEDVDAQQLLLQEKQMYEDAIKNYDGEDPLENWYEYILWVEQSYLKSGHESHIGRLLQQCLGIFEKETKYHQDRRYIRLWINYISMQKNPLELYQLLHNNGIGTVVADTYRAWAFELEQIEDYKRADEVYLMGLSTHAEPYEELSYAHQNFQLAVARKTLGRIDERNDISLFEQRQAFSSLRAIRAGKRVGSIRTGHRVREYHPGVVPQISASMPNAKSNSKIQIYQDDIPGEMKGSSILDHVPIEDTVHKENTIKPGPWNSGHKRGPLIASTVKAGFKIHEDQSDQCDMEKVRLFPNHVAFFDGSKDLDCLRVPVYVADPIDSNIVRKPHYPKELVYVDNVDRSMEEIRAQLYLERRAAQLLENKHADVSMVCLRGTDGESQSQLNNYENMYHLQEMEEQKLDQERREAEISRQRLQAEQQELQRQQYEAEKQVLETRRQEAEQRELERLEAERIEAERLEVQQRMEAELNSQRKLQSSNFMHQDHHVSSLAAKTEEHLLGQSLTVNTKEAISVVQDLWQSPNAATNTSRFATSVAPRMVDSRNKLSFDIHMDSSMTQHAMTSSKHHQGYNVPIYNDQENHQSYHAHHSYSEEQQAAYVNHELQNSYHYQMQQHHEHQVQSHPRHQHHPQQHPQQHHPQQHHHQHHSQQHHPQQQQQQQHPQQHHPQPHHLQQHHSSHIPQHHPQHHPQQLISSHQQMHATHHQSLSHPHLQSPGQMPHHQPHVHHHHHHHPPHHHQSPHNQHILHSPPQHVHQHMQHMQHSVYGSMSLPTNDVGYQQYPTSMEPPMLQQNMEPQKQLHFSPYNDPNIETSKPYRMPPELPYIKSPGMNRKDIKYLESAEDKENAIVVDYNGPLEDNMVPKPDENSLYNIDESLGITPLSTANETCFTEAFNTQLASSTPMTSHFKQSYRAKDDPQFASQEIAPQPVAEAPNIEGDEKLSVILETTREYVSSSSGSSSNYTRTTGLISGLTREDMVPIKEQPVDTIVEEESNESLLSVNHSYEQKLHAQIQAVHVQSPRTVQRNVDQITSEIKNNCDLRKSISLKLNSEQENLEKVDTMDCEEHEPMEQVEEESFELPSRDINPFDKNLIAGLLKKIKFPQPHHADGYTRIDTNLIKLVPSSMITLGTEAYDLEKCLGKGMYGTVFKAVNLQTGETVALKTQRPAWVWEFYIVREIKARLTNPHMLRGFMDVTMAYVTNNGSILVSEYSKFGTLLAVTNQIKIATGKPLVETLAIFFTIEMLQIVEYLHKCQIIHGDIKPDNFLLMRPPTEDVRPTIQLIDFGCSIDMKLLPENTTFMHVIKTEDFTCIEMQTGRPWTYQTDLYCLAATSHCLLFGNYMRVSNISGRWFITSKLPRYAKKAAWEQFFTELLNIESCEKMPDLAKLRNTMEEALAQMPEVQTKFRMFVNILNKR from the exons ATGGATCCCGCAACAGTGATAGCCCTCTGCAAAGAGAATATCCAGCCGTTACGCTACGGGCGGAATGCCACACAATTGGGGACTGCATTGAGAGCACAGGAAGATGTGGATGCACAACAGTTGCTGCTGCAGGAGAAACA aATGTACGAggatgcaattaaaaattatgacgGCGAGGACCCTTTAGAAAATTGGTACGAGTATATTCTCTGGGTAGAGCAAAGCTACCTGAAGAGTGGGCATGAGTCTCATATTGGAAGACTCCTGCAGCAATGTCTAGGCATATTTGAGAAAGAGACCAAGTATCATCAGGATCGTAGATATATACGTTTATGGATTAATTAT ATAAGTATGCAAAAGAATCCTTTAGAGTTGTACCAGTTGCTACACAATAATGGTATTGGGACTGTAGTGGCGGACACGTACAGGGCCTGGGCTTTCGAATTAGAGCAGATCGAGGACTACAAACGTGCGGATGAAGTTTATCTGATGGGATTGTCCACTCATGCAGAGCCATATGAGGAATTGAGCTACGCTCATCA AAATTTTCAACTGGCCGTTGCGCGCAAAACGCTCGGACGTATCGACGAAAGGAACGATATTTCGCTGTTTGAACAGCGTCAGGCTTTCAGCTCGTTAAGAGCTATAAGAGCTGGTAAACGAGTTGGTAGTATACGAACGGGACATCGTGTCCGCGAATATCATCCTGGTGTCGTACCGCAAATCTCAGCTTCTATGCCAAACGCCAAGTCCAATTCAAAGATACAGATATATCAA GATGACATACCTGGAGAAATGAAAGGTTCTAGTATATTGGACCATGTGCCTATAGAAGATACGGTGCACAAGGAAAACACTATCAAACCTGGACCATGGAACAGCGGACATAAGAGAGGCCCGTTAATAGCGTCTACCGTGAAGGCGGGTTTTAAGA TTCACGAAGATCAGAGTGACCAGTGCGATATGGAGAAAGTTAGATTATTCCCGAATCATGTAGCCTTTTTTGATGGCAGCAAGGATCTCGATTGCTTAAGGGTGCCGGTATACGTAGCGGATCCAATAGATTCAAATATTGTACGAAAACCACATTATCCCAAAGAGCTAGTTTATGTTGACAATGTCGATCGTAGTATGGAGGAAATTAGAGCACAGCTCTACCTGGAAAG AAGGGCAGCGCAGCTTCTGGAGAATAAGCATGCCGACGTGTCGATGGTTTGTTTACGCGGGACTGACGGAGAATCGCAATCGCAACTCAACAATTATGAAAACATGTATCATTTGCAAGAAATGGAAGAGCAGAAACTCGAtcaggagagaagagaggccGAGATCAGTAGACAAAGACTGCAAGCTGAGCAGCAGGAACTGCAGAGGCAACAGTACGAGGCTGAGAAGCAGGTATTGGAGACTCGTCGGCAGGAGGCCGAACAGAGGGAACTAGAAAGGCTAGAGGCCGAAAGAATAGAGGCTGAGAGGCTCGAAGTCCAACAGCGAATGGAAGCGGAATTAAATTCGCAACGGAAATTGCAGTCGTCGAATTTTATGCATCAGGATCATCATGTCTCGTCCTTAGCCGCTAAGACGGAAGAACACCTGCTTGGCCAGAGTCTTACCGTGAACACGAAGGAAGCTATCTCGGTCGTGCAGGATTTGTGGCAGTCTCCGAACGCTGCCACAAATACGTCGCGTTTTGCCACTTCAGTAGCGCCCAGGATGGTAGACTCGAGAAACAAATTGTCGTTTGATATACACATGGACAGTTCAATGACCCAGCACGCAATGACTAGTAGCAAGCACCATCAAGGATACAACGTGCCGATTTATAACGATCAGGAAAATCATCAGAGCTATCACGCGCATCATAGTTATTCCGAGGAACAGCAAGCCGCGTATGTGAATCACGAACTGCAGAACAGTTATCATTATCAGATGCAG caACATCATGAGCATCAAGTGCAGTCACATCCGCGGCATCAGCACCATCCTCAACAACACCCCCAACAGCACCACCCTCAGCAACACCACCACCAACATCACTCTCAACAACACCATCcccaacagcagcagcagcaacagcatcCTCAACAACACCATCCCCAGCCACACCATCTTCAACAACACCATTCCTCACACATTCCCCAACACCATCCGCAACACCATCCCCAACAGTTGATTTCATCGCATCAGCAGATGCACGCAACGCATCATCAGTCTCTTTCTCATCCACATTTACAATCTCCCGGTCAAATGCCGCATCATCAGCCGCAcgttcatcatcatcaccatcatcatccTCCTCATCATCATCAGTCTCCTCATAATCAGCATATTTTGCACTCTCCGCCGCAACATGTGCATCAGCATATGCAACATATGCAGCATTCAGTTTACGGCAGCATGTCGTTACCCACCAACGATGTCGGATATCAGCAATATCCAACGTCGATGGAACCTCCGATGCTGCAACAGAATATGGAGCCGCAAAAGCAGTTACACTTCTCACCGTATAACGATCCGAACATCGAGACGAGCAAGCCGTATAGAATGCCACCCGAGTTACCGTACATCAAATCGCCCGGAATGAATCGTAAGGATATCAAGTATCTCGAGAGTGCGGAGGACAAAGAAAATGCGATCGTCGTCGATTATAACGGACCGCTCGAAGACAACATGGTGCCCAAACCGGATGAGAATAGTCTGTACAATATTGACGAAAGTTTGGGCATAACTCCTCTCTCGACTGCTAACGAAACATGTTTTACGGAGGCCTTTAACACCCAACTAGCAAGCTCTACACCAATGACCAGTCATTTCAAACAGTCTTACAGAGCGAAGGACGATCCGCAATTTGCGAGTCAGGAGATTGCGCCCCAACC AGTCGCAGAAGCGCCTAATATCGAAGGTGATGAGAAATTAAGTGTAATATTAGAGACCACGCGTGAATACGTCTCGAGCAGTTCAGGTAGCAGCAGTAATTACACCAGAACAACTGGATTGATTTCTGGATTGACAAGGGAGGATATGGTTCCTATTAAAGAACAACCTGTAGATACaa TTGTAGAAGAAGAATCGAACGAATCCCTGCTGTCCGTGAATCATTCTTACGAGCAAAAACTGCACGCGCAAATCCAAGCTGTGCACGTTCAGAGCCCGCGTACGGTGCAACGAAATGTCGATCAGATAACATCCGAGATAAAGAATAATTGTGACCTAAGAAAGTCTATAAGTCTAAAGCTCAATAGCGAGCAAGAGAATTTGGAAAAAGTCGATACCATGGACTGCGAGGAGCATGAACCTATGGAGCAAGTGGAGGAGGAGAGCTTCGAGCTGCCTTCGAGAGACATAAATCCATTCGACAAGAATTTAATAGCTGGCCTCTTGAAGAAAATCAAGTTTCCACAACCCCATCATGCGGATGGATATACGAGAATAGATACCAATTTAATTAAGCTTGTGCCTTCTAGTATGATTACGCTCG GCACCGAAGCGTATGATTTGGAAAAGTGCCTTGGGAAAGGAATGTATGGAACAGTTTTTAAAGCAGTAAACCTGCAGACAGGAGAGACCGTCGCTCTTAAAACGCAAAGACCAGCTTGGGTCTGGGAATTTTATATTGTGCGAGAAATAAAAGCCCGTCTTACGAATCCACATATG TTACGCGGTTTTATGGACGTGACGATGGCGTACGTGACCAACAACGGAAGTATATTAGTTTCAGAGTACTCGAAATTCGGAACGTTATTAGCAGTGacgaatcaaataaaaattgccaCTGGCAAGCCTTTAGTGGAGACCCTAGCTATTTTCTTTACAATTGAGATGCTTCAAATCGTGGAGTACTTACACAAATGCCAAATAATACACGGGGACATAAAAccagataattttttattaatgcgaCC ACCTACAGAAGATGTGAGGCCAACTATACAGTTGATAGATTTCGGATGTAGTATAGACATGAAGCTGTTGCCGGAAAATACAACATTTATGCATGTTATAAAAACGGAGGATTTTACTTGCATTGAGATGCAAACTGGACGACCGTGGACATATCAAACGGATCTGTATTGTCTAGCAGCGACCAGTCATTGCTTATTATTTGGCAATTACATGAGAGTATCGAATATAAGTGGCCGTTGGTTCATTACCTCGAAGTTGCCAAG ATACGCTAAAAAGGCTGCTTGGGAGCAATTTTTTACAGAACTGTTAAATATTGAGTCATGCGAGAAAATGCCCGACTTAGCGAAATTAAGGAATACGATGGAGGAGGCACTGGCACAAATGCCGGAGGTGCAAACGAAATTTCGGATGTTCGTCAACATACTCAACAAACGATAA
- the LOC105282000 gene encoding peroxisome assembly factor 2, with the protein MSETHKMLSVLSFYKKIVQGITSTLMRKNPHYVLSCIFLEYLYCRLQRLFKQNLCWITLPDTALKHLVSNLENTQNELYIDYNSCALASARFLRKLPNSWFYICSMITMKRYKLMIIPTSDVDENTILISETMRHNLQNALHCEQLDESCFMLSSGGDVVDIAAEARISLIANPKEYENEMISVMLQNYFLYPRHLHVNDVFGIGAMEYAQDQFYSSGLPTMPVIYFLVKSLKLHRGGQSSSVNSCYVVYGESTLIQEAQIHSYVPRKHVRSFPDNVLARLNEETRKLLNDMYPSALMEPLEYLESCIMPFLKEDIQLHVKPTFLVKGPQGCGKRELIQIMSERTGLHLFDVDFAEMQTLLPAQVENKIRLLLLNARKCVPCVLYLNNIQVFGKTAEGQKDDRIISAFSSEVDALYHKRQRFPLIIVAATDETEMPAELQRVFVETIRVNRLNHSKRAEFVSWFLSNKNLTTVADVSKVAGLCSDFRFADLLALSLHAAKLRYKLTPPDSRSIFTLTQEDFDRAYECMQSMYSDSRGAPRIPEVHWEDIGGLAELKREITRRIQLPLLNAFGFGQSGLLLYGPPGTGKTLLAKAVATEYQLHFLSIKGPEVLNMYVGESEKNVRQIFEGARSAAPCIIFFDELDSLAPNRGRSGDSGGVMDRVVSQLLAEMDGLEESSGIFIMGATNRPDLLDPALLRPGRFDKMLYVGIYSDRASQLSVLQAQTRKFEFYENGRELESITDWLPGNVTGADLYSVSSNAWLNAVREVLAKYQAIERIIDENQPDEKKSIVIDSVVVKLQHFLDAVRNLVPSVSKEEMERYNRMRMELSSP; encoded by the exons ATGTCTGAAACGCACAAAATGCTATCTGTATtatcattttacaaaaagattgTTCAAGGAATAACAAGCACCTTGATGCGAAAAAATCCGCATTATGTACTCAGCTGTATTTTTCTGGAATATCTGTACTGTAGATTGCaaagattatttaaacaaaatctTTGTTGGATCACACTACCAGATACAGCTTTGAAACATTTAGTGAGCAATTTAGAAAATACACAAAATGAATTATACATTGATTATAATTCCTGTGCATTAGCAAGTGCACGGTTTCTAAGAAAATTACCAAATTCCTGGTTTTATATATGTTCGATGATTACAATGaagagatataaattaatgattatacCCACGTCTGACGTTGACGAAAATACtatattaatttctgaaaCGATGCGACATAATTTGCAAAACGCTCTTCACTGTGAACAGTTGGATGAATCATGTTTTATGT TATCCTCGGGAGGCGACGTCGTTGATATTGCAGCCGAGGCGAGGATATCTTTAATCGCTAATCCTAAAGAGTACGAGAACGAAATGATAAGTGTTATGTTACAAAATTACTTTCTCTATCCTCGACATTTACATGTAAACGATGTGTTTGGCATCGGCGCAATGGAATACGCTCAAGATCAGTTTTATTCGTCTGGCTTGCCAACGATGCCCGTGATATATTTCCTAGTTAAATCCTTAAAATTGCATCGCGGCGGGCAGAGCAGTAGCGTTAACAGTTGTTACGTCGTGTATGGAGAGTCGACGCTCATTCAGGAAGCGCAAATCCACAGTTATGTCCCTCGGAAACACGTTCGCTCGTTTCCCGATAACGTTCTCGCACGATTAAATGAAGAAACGCGGAAACTGTTGAACGACATGTATCCCTCGGCTTTAATGGAGCCCTTGGAGTACCTTGAGTCGTGTATTATGCCTTTCCTAAAAGAAG ATATCCAGTTGCATGTGAAGCCAACGTTTCTCGTGAAAGGACCACAAGGCTGCGGTAAACGCGAGTTAATTCAGATTATGTCCGAGAGGACGGGACTACATTTGTTTGATGTTGACTTCGCGGAGATGCAAACTTTATTGCCGGCTCAAGTGGAAAATAAGATTCGCTTACTGCTGCTCAATGCTCGAAAATGCGTGCCGTGCGTGCTATATCTAAATAATATCCAA GTATTTGGTAAAACTGCTGAAGGTCAGAAAGACGACCGAATTATATCTGCCTTTTCGAGCGAAGTCGACGCGTTGTACCATAAACGTCAAAGGTTTCCCCTGATTATCGTAGCTGCAACGGATGAAACCGAGATGCCCGCAGAACTACAACGAGTATTTGTCGAAACGATTCGTGTGAATCGCTTGAATCACAGCAAACGGGCGGAATTCGTATCTTGGTTCTTGTCCAACAAGAATCTGACAACTGTCGCGGACGTGTCAAAAGTAGCCGGTCTTTGTTCAGACTTCAGATTTGCCGATCTCTTAGCACTGTCGTTGCATGCAGCCAAGCTTCGATATAAATTAACACCGCCCGATTCTAGATCTATATTCACTTTGACACAAGAAGATTTCGATCGAGCTTAtg AATGTATGCAGTCGATGTATTCCGACAGTAGAGGCGCCCCGCGTATACCAGAGGTTCATTGGGAGGACATAGGCGGTCTGGCAGAATTAAAACGTGAGATTACTCGTAGAATTCAACTGCCACTGTTAAACGCCTTCGGATTCGGACAATCCGGATTACTATTGTACGGCCCGCCCGGCACAGGGAAGACCCTCCTCGCTAAAGCGGTGGCGACCGAGTATCAATTGCACTTTTTGTCGATTAAAGGCCCGGAAGTGCTAAATATGTATGTCGGCGAGAGCGAGAAGAACGTGAGACAAA TTTTCGAGGGTGCTCGCTCTGCGGCTCCTTGCATCATCTTCTTCGACGAGTTGGACTCATTGGCACCCAATCGCGGTAGAAGCGGCGACAGCGGCGGCGTAATGGATCGTGTGGTCTCTCAGTTGCTCGCCGAGATGGACGGTCTCGAAGAGTCCAGCGGCATATTCATCATGGGAGCTACAAACAGGCCCGATTTGTTAGACCCCGCGCTGCTTCGCCCAGGAAGATTCGACAAGATGCTGTACGTTGGCATTTACTCGGATCGCGCGTCCCAGCTCAGCGTTTTGCAGGCACAGACGCGCAAATTTGAATTCTACGAAAACGGACGAGAGCTGGAATCGATCACGGATTGGCTACCAGGCAACGTTACGGGCGCGGATTTGTATTCGGTCTCTTCGAACGCATGGCTCAATGCTGTGCGCGAAGTTCTCGCAAAGTACCAAGCAATCGAGAGAATAATTGACGAGAACCAGCCCGATGAGAAGAAAAGTATAGTTATAGACAGCGTTGTTGTGAAACTGCAGCATTTTCTGGATGCTGTTCGCAACTTGGTGCCTTCCGTCAGCAAGGAGGAAATGGAAAGGTATAACAGGATGCGGATGGAATTGTCATCGCCGTAA